Proteins from one Bacteroidota bacterium genomic window:
- a CDS encoding UvrD-helicase domain-containing protein: MHSKKFHLKDILEELNDVQREAVEATEGAVMVIAGAGSGKTRVLTYKVAHLLNKGVDPFNVLALTFTNKAAREMKERILKLVGSKEAMNVWMGTFHSIFARILRIEGHRLGYPSNFTIYDTDDTKRLIKAIIKEQNLDDKAYPPNYVLGRISGAKTNLISPVDYNQNFEIKNADKSAGKPMIGDIYTIYNARLKRADAMDFDDLLFNTNVLFRDFEDALYKYQQKFKYILVDEYQDTNYSQYLIIKKLAANNENICVVGDDAQSIYAFRGANIQNILNFKTDYPDLKVFKLEQNYRSTKIIVKAANSVIASNKDQIEKKVWTENDEGKQIKLLRASTDSEEGILVANAIFESKMNFQLPNEAFAILYRTNAQSRVMEEALRKSNIPYRIFGGLSFYKRKEIKDLLAYFRLVLNPNDEEALVRIINYPARGIGNTTLEKITVASGESGKSLWNIVENAAAYNLSLNSGTLSKLNDFATMIKSFALQLRTKDAYDLAKLIANSSGIFKDLFQDKSPEGVSRYENIEELLNAIKEFTETELTEEQIEEREGNMTRGLDEFMQDVALLTDADTKDKDGTDYVSLMTIHAAKGLEFPYIFIVGLEENLFPSIQSLNTRADLEEERRLFYVALTRAEKQLYLSYSESRYKWGNLSMCEPSRFIEEIPVEFIDLPKRATIFGAKIGFDDDIRKKQATQTLTGSQQKNFKKISSISATSSEQPFDPSVMEKLQAGMEVEHAKFGKGKVIAVEGDASNKKATVFFAGVGQKQLLLKFAKLKIL; encoded by the coding sequence TTGCATTCCAAAAAATTCCATTTGAAAGATATTTTAGAAGAACTGAACGATGTACAGCGGGAGGCCGTGGAGGCCACGGAGGGAGCAGTGATGGTAATTGCCGGGGCCGGTTCGGGTAAAACACGTGTACTTACTTATAAAGTGGCCCATCTGTTAAATAAAGGTGTCGATCCGTTTAACGTGCTTGCCCTTACTTTTACCAATAAAGCTGCCCGCGAAATGAAGGAGCGTATCCTTAAACTCGTCGGGAGCAAGGAAGCCATGAATGTTTGGATGGGTACTTTTCACTCCATTTTTGCGCGTATTTTAAGAATAGAGGGCCATCGTTTGGGTTATCCTTCAAATTTTACCATTTACGATACGGATGATACCAAAAGACTGATCAAAGCAATTATCAAGGAACAAAACCTCGATGATAAAGCCTATCCTCCAAATTATGTTTTGGGCCGGATTTCAGGAGCCAAAACCAATTTGATTTCACCTGTTGATTATAATCAGAATTTTGAGATTAAGAATGCGGATAAATCGGCGGGCAAACCAATGATCGGCGACATTTATACCATCTATAATGCCCGTCTGAAAAGGGCAGATGCCATGGATTTCGACGATCTGCTTTTCAACACCAATGTTTTGTTTCGCGATTTTGAGGATGCTTTATACAAGTATCAGCAAAAGTTTAAATACATCCTGGTTGATGAGTACCAGGATACCAACTATTCGCAATACCTGATCATTAAAAAACTGGCTGCCAACAACGAAAATATTTGTGTGGTGGGCGATGATGCCCAAAGTATTTATGCGTTCAGGGGAGCAAATATTCAAAACATTTTAAATTTTAAAACAGATTATCCCGATCTTAAAGTTTTTAAGCTTGAACAAAACTACCGTTCCACCAAAATCATTGTAAAAGCAGCGAATAGCGTGATTGCATCTAACAAGGATCAGATCGAAAAAAAGGTTTGGACGGAAAACGATGAAGGCAAACAAATCAAATTGTTAAGGGCGTCGACCGATAGTGAAGAAGGCATTTTAGTTGCCAATGCAATTTTCGAAAGCAAAATGAACTTCCAGCTTCCGAACGAAGCCTTCGCGATTTTGTACCGCACCAATGCACAATCACGGGTAATGGAAGAAGCACTCAGGAAATCAAACATCCCCTATCGGATTTTCGGCGGTCTCTCATTTTATAAACGAAAAGAAATAAAAGATTTACTCGCTTATTTCCGTTTGGTGCTAAATCCGAACGACGAGGAAGCACTTGTCCGGATCATCAATTATCCGGCCAGGGGAATTGGAAATACCACGCTCGAAAAAATTACGGTCGCGTCAGGTGAATCAGGGAAAAGTTTGTGGAACATTGTTGAAAATGCCGCGGCTTACAACTTGTCTTTAAATTCAGGAACGCTAAGTAAATTGAATGATTTTGCGACCATGATCAAGAGTTTTGCGTTGCAACTTCGCACAAAGGATGCTTACGATCTTGCCAAATTGATTGCAAATTCATCCGGTATTTTTAAAGATTTGTTTCAGGATAAAAGTCCTGAAGGCGTAAGCCGTTATGAGAATATCGAAGAGCTTTTGAACGCCATCAAAGAGTTTACCGAAACAGAACTGACCGAAGAGCAAATCGAAGAGCGTGAAGGGAACATGACCCGAGGTTTGGACGAGTTTATGCAGGATGTAGCATTGCTTACCGATGCCGACACCAAGGATAAAGATGGCACCGATTATGTTTCGCTCATGACGATTCATGCAGCCAAAGGACTTGAGTTCCCTTATATTTTCATCGTTGGTTTGGAAGAAAATCTTTTCCCGTCAATCCAATCATTAAATACCAGAGCCGATCTGGAAGAAGAGCGTCGGCTTTTTTATGTTGCATTAACCCGTGCCGAGAAACAACTCTACCTCTCTTACTCGGAAAGCCGTTATAAATGGGGCAATTTAAGCATGTGCGAACCCAGTCGTTTTATTGAAGAAATTCCGGTCGAATTTATTGACTTGCCAAAACGAGCCACCATATTTGGAGCAAAAATCGGATTTGACGATGATATCCGGAAAAAGCAGGCGACTCAAACGCTAACAGGATCACAACAGAAGAATTTCAAGAAGATCAGCAGTATTTCAGCTACCTCATCCGAACAGCCCTTTGACCCATCGGTAATGGAGAAATTACAGGCAGGAATGGAAGTAGAGCATGCCAAATTTGGGAAGGGAAAAGTGATAGCCGTTGAAGGCGATGCCTCGAATAAAAAAGCGACCGTATTTTTTGCCGGAGTTGGACAAAAACAATTATTGCTCAAATTTGCAAAGCTGAAAATTCTCTGA
- a CDS encoding DUF4290 domain-containing protein: MIDYNTTRNKLVISEYGRNTQKMIEYIVTIEDREQRTNACNVIINVMAQMNAHVKETVDFEQKLWDHLHIISGFSLDVDSPYPVPSKQEIEARPERIPYQENNIKYKHYGKNTENIIEKAIELEDGPEKEAFIQTIANHLKKSYLNWNRDSVNDELIIQHLEVLSGGKLKLPENFRLISTGDVVPRPVSKKKKFVGRRPAKESYSNGGGFKPKHRTNPT, from the coding sequence ATGATAGACTACAACACTACAAGAAACAAACTGGTTATTTCGGAATACGGAAGAAATACTCAGAAAATGATTGAATATATAGTAACAATTGAAGATCGCGAACAAAGAACGAATGCGTGCAATGTTATTATAAATGTAATGGCTCAGATGAATGCGCATGTAAAGGAAACGGTTGATTTTGAACAAAAATTATGGGATCATCTTCACATTATTTCAGGTTTCAGCTTAGATGTAGATTCACCTTATCCTGTACCTTCGAAGCAAGAAATTGAAGCCAGACCTGAAAGAATTCCTTATCAGGAAAACAATATAAAGTACAAACATTACGGGAAAAACACGGAAAATATTATTGAGAAAGCAATAGAACTTGAAGATGGCCCCGAAAAAGAAGCATTTATTCAAACCATTGCCAATCATTTAAAAAAATCATATTTAAACTGGAACCGTGATTCTGTAAATGATGAACTAATTATTCAGCATTTAGAAGTGCTGTCGGGTGGTAAATTAAAACTGCCCGAAAATTTCCGGCTCATAAGTACGGGTGATGTAGTTCCCCGTCCGGTTTCAAAAAAGAAAAAATTTGTTGGTCGCCGACCGGCAAAAGAATCATACTCAAACGGAGGTGGATTCAAACCAAAACACCGAACAAATCCAACCTAA
- the murA gene encoding UDP-N-acetylglucosamine 1-carboxyvinyltransferase — translation MSSFEIIGGQKLHGEITPQGAKNEALQIICATLLTPEKITVHNVPDIRDVNKLIELLAYIGVEITRLAEGSYSFQAKNIDLELLKTEEYKIKAASLRGSIMILGPLVARFGKAYIPQPGGDKIGRRRLDTHFFGLQALGAKFSYEPKENFYRIEAERLLGTYMLLDEASVTGTANILMAATLAHGQTTIFNAACEPYILQLTKMLVRMGAKISGVGSNLLVIDGVENLGACEHRMMADMIEVGSFIGLAAMTQSELTIKDIDYEALGLIPEMFRRMGIRIEKRGNDIYIPEHKEYEIETFIDGSIMTIADAPWPGFTPDLISIMLVIAIQAKGSVLIHQKMFESRLFFVDKLIDMGARIILCDPHRATVIGLNREHALRGISMTSPDIRAGVALLIAALSAEGKSEIHNIEQIDRGYQNIDLRLQKLGAKIQRID, via the coding sequence TTGAGCTCATTTGAAATCATAGGAGGTCAGAAATTACATGGGGAAATTACCCCGCAAGGCGCAAAAAATGAAGCCCTACAAATTATTTGCGCCACCCTGCTCACTCCTGAAAAAATCACGGTACATAATGTTCCCGACATCCGCGATGTAAATAAGCTGATTGAATTATTGGCATACATTGGTGTAGAAATTACCCGCCTTGCTGAAGGATCTTATTCATTTCAGGCTAAAAATATCGATCTTGAACTTTTAAAAACCGAAGAATACAAAATCAAAGCCGCCAGTTTACGTGGCTCGATCATGATCCTTGGTCCTTTGGTTGCGCGTTTTGGCAAAGCTTATATCCCGCAACCGGGAGGCGACAAAATAGGTCGTCGCCGACTTGATACCCATTTCTTCGGTTTACAAGCACTCGGTGCAAAATTTTCGTACGAGCCTAAAGAAAATTTTTACCGAATTGAAGCTGAAAGACTTCTGGGTACTTATATGTTATTAGACGAAGCTTCGGTTACAGGAACTGCAAATATTCTGATGGCAGCAACGCTGGCCCATGGTCAAACCACCATTTTTAATGCTGCTTGCGAACCCTACATTCTGCAACTAACAAAGATGCTCGTTAGAATGGGTGCTAAAATCAGTGGTGTCGGCTCCAATTTATTGGTAATTGATGGCGTTGAAAATTTGGGTGCATGCGAGCACCGCATGATGGCAGATATGATCGAGGTAGGAAGTTTCATTGGGCTTGCAGCCATGACGCAGTCGGAACTTACAATTAAAGATATTGACTACGAAGCCTTAGGTCTCATTCCTGAGATGTTCAGAAGAATGGGCATCAGAATTGAAAAAAGAGGGAATGATATTTATATCCCCGAACACAAAGAATACGAAATTGAAACTTTCATTGACGGGTCAATTATGACCATCGCTGATGCACCGTGGCCGGGGTTTACTCCCGATTTGATCAGTATCATGCTCGTGATTGCAATCCAGGCGAAAGGAAGTGTACTCATCCATCAAAAGATGTTTGAGAGCAGGTTGTTTTTTGTTGATAAACTCATTGACATGGGCGCACGGATCATTTTATGCGATCCACACCGCGCCACAGTAATTGGATTGAACCGTGAACATGCACTTCGGGGCATCTCCATGACCTCCCCTGATATCAGGGCCGGTGTTGCGCTTCTCATTGCAGCATTATCGGCTGAAGGAAAAAGTGAAATTCATAACATCGAACAAATTGATCGTGGTTATCAAAATATTGATCTCCGATTACAGAAACTGGGTGCTAAAATTCAACGTATTGATTAA
- a CDS encoding nucleotide exchange factor GrpE, which translates to MVTESNNNREDINIEKKAEETQEEGTLHDVDGEIEDSAEKHKKKKSRKERKESEELEELKIKNAELNDKFLRLFSEFDNFRKRTLRERIELTKTASTEIIIALLPVMDDFDRAFKALEDTDNKDNFKEGIILIHNKFKTALTAKGLQVMKSIGETFDTDFHEAITEIPAPDKSMKGKIIDEVEKGYLLGDKVIRYAKVVVGS; encoded by the coding sequence ATGGTAACAGAATCAAATAATAATCGGGAAGATATTAATATAGAAAAGAAAGCTGAAGAAACTCAGGAAGAAGGCACGTTGCATGATGTTGATGGTGAAATTGAAGATTCGGCAGAGAAACACAAGAAAAAAAAATCCCGCAAAGAAAGAAAAGAGTCGGAAGAACTCGAAGAATTGAAGATTAAAAATGCTGAGTTGAACGATAAGTTTTTACGCTTGTTTTCAGAGTTTGACAATTTCCGTAAACGAACACTCAGGGAAAGAATTGAGTTAACAAAAACTGCTTCTACGGAAATTATCATCGCATTATTACCCGTGATGGATGATTTTGATCGTGCCTTTAAGGCCCTTGAGGATACCGATAACAAGGACAATTTTAAAGAAGGTATAATCTTGATTCACAATAAATTTAAAACTGCTTTAACAGCAAAAGGCTTACAGGTTATGAAATCAATAGGTGAAACTTTTGATACCGATTTCCATGAAGCAATTACAGAAATACCCGCCCCTGACAAGAGCATGAAGGGCAAAATTATTGATGAAGTTGAGAAAGGCTATTTGCTCGGCGACAAAGTAATCAGATACGCTAAAGTAGTAGTGGGTAGCTAA
- the dnaJ gene encoding molecular chaperone DnaJ, which produces MSKRDYYEILEVSKDATEAEIKKAYRQQAIKYHPDKNQDDPKAEDKFKEAAEAYEVLSNPDKKSRYDRYGHAGVGGAAGNGYGGGMSMDDIFSNFGDIFGSAFGGGFSGFGGNTRRRRVNKGSNLRVKVKLTLEEIANGIEKTIKVNKYVKCNTCSGSGAEGGASHSTCTTCGGSGQVTRITNTFLGQMQTSSTCPHCGGEGQVIKNICHTCAGNGIVKGDDVIKINIPAGVTEGMQLSVSGKGNAGARNGVPGDMIILIEEIIHPELIRDGSNIIYDKYISISEAALGTSVEIPTISGKARIKITPGTQSGSILRLKGKGLPNVNSYGKGDMLINISVWTPKDLSKEEKKILESLSNSENFIPKPSSKDKSFFIRMKEYFEGY; this is translated from the coding sequence ATGTCGAAAAGAGATTATTACGAAATATTAGAAGTTTCAAAAGATGCTACTGAAGCTGAAATCAAAAAGGCTTACCGGCAGCAAGCTATAAAATACCATCCTGATAAAAATCAGGATGATCCTAAGGCCGAAGATAAATTCAAAGAAGCGGCAGAAGCTTACGAAGTATTAAGTAATCCGGATAAAAAAAGCAGATACGACCGATATGGACATGCCGGAGTAGGTGGCGCAGCCGGTAATGGTTATGGCGGTGGCATGAGCATGGATGATATCTTTAGCAATTTCGGGGATATTTTTGGATCGGCTTTTGGAGGTGGATTTAGTGGATTTGGCGGCAATACCCGAAGAAGAAGAGTAAATAAAGGATCCAACCTTCGGGTAAAAGTAAAACTCACACTTGAAGAAATCGCCAATGGCATTGAAAAAACCATCAAGGTTAACAAATATGTAAAATGTAATACTTGCTCAGGTTCAGGAGCAGAAGGTGGTGCATCACATTCTACATGTACAACTTGTGGAGGCAGTGGTCAGGTAACCCGGATTACAAATACATTTCTGGGACAAATGCAAACCTCCTCTACCTGTCCTCATTGCGGTGGCGAAGGTCAGGTTATAAAAAACATTTGTCATACCTGCGCCGGAAATGGCATTGTAAAAGGTGATGATGTCATTAAAATTAATATTCCTGCAGGTGTTACCGAAGGCATGCAACTGTCGGTTAGTGGAAAAGGAAATGCCGGTGCCCGAAATGGGGTTCCCGGCGACATGATTATTTTAATTGAAGAAATCATACATCCTGAATTAATCAGGGACGGATCGAACATCATTTACGATAAATACATTAGTATTTCTGAAGCTGCACTAGGCACAAGCGTTGAAATTCCAACCATTAGCGGTAAAGCCAGAATAAAAATCACACCCGGCACCCAATCGGGAAGCATACTCCGATTAAAAGGAAAAGGCCTTCCAAATGTAAATTCATACGGAAAGGGAGACATGCTGATCAACATCAGTGTTTGGACACCCAAAGATTTGAGCAAAGAAGAAAAGAAGATCCTTGAATCTTTGTCAAATTCAGAAAACTTTATCCCAAAGCCAAGCAGTAAAGACAAAAGTTTCTTTATTCGAATGAAGGAATATTTTGAGGGATACTAA
- a CDS encoding MBL fold metallo-hydrolase codes for MKIRNLTYRSIILTLFSISFFLVLSFRDADQNDSMVSEIEDFIKVHKISENVLIITMGYDAITAIATQKGIVVVDAGISNSLTEKYKKVIEREFDRNDFAYLINTHSHPDHIGGNQVFSNAIIVGHENCLSEISNQWKDPEKIKPRLLKIVEEYDSELKNCEPGSDEWKSVFCQKVRYQSAYNDLLDGQVITNPNVTFTDSLSIFMGDATFNLIYFGKAHSNSDIFIHIPEAKILMSGDLFFPGGRPSVYEVSEKDAQRWVYVMDWIKNRDDEIDIIIGGHGQIMDKKDLEAFNKSIILKKLELVTK; via the coding sequence ATGAAAATAAGAAATCTCACTTATAGGTCAATCATTTTAACACTCTTCTCTATTTCGTTCTTTTTGGTTTTGTCTTTCAGGGATGCAGATCAGAATGATTCAATGGTTAGCGAAATAGAGGATTTTATCAAAGTTCATAAAATAAGTGAAAATGTTTTGATTATAACAATGGGATACGATGCCATAACGGCAATAGCTACTCAAAAAGGAATCGTTGTGGTGGATGCCGGAATTTCAAATTCCTTAACAGAGAAATATAAGAAAGTCATAGAAAGGGAGTTTGACAGAAATGATTTTGCCTATTTAATCAATACTCATTCGCATCCCGATCACATAGGGGGCAATCAGGTTTTTTCCAATGCCATTATAGTGGGCCATGAAAACTGTTTGTCGGAAATTTCGAATCAGTGGAAAGATCCTGAGAAAATCAAACCCCGTCTTCTTAAAATCGTTGAAGAATACGATTCTGAACTTAAGAACTGTGAGCCCGGATCGGATGAATGGAAAAGTGTTTTCTGTCAAAAAGTAAGGTATCAGAGTGCCTATAATGATTTATTAGACGGTCAGGTAATCACAAATCCCAATGTTACTTTTACTGACAGCCTGAGTATTTTTATGGGCGATGCTACTTTCAATTTAATTTATTTCGGGAAAGCACATTCAAATAGTGACATTTTTATCCATATCCCGGAAGCAAAAATACTGATGAGTGGCGATCTTTTTTTTCCGGGAGGAAGGCCATCTGTTTATGAAGTAAGTGAAAAAGACGCACAACGATGGGTTTATGTGATGGATTGGATCAAAAATCGAGATGATGAGATTGATATCATTATTGGTGGTCATGGGCAAATCATGGACAAAAAGGATTTGGAAGCATTCAATAAATCAATCATTCTGAAAAAGTTAGAACTCGTAACAAAATGA
- a CDS encoding fibrobacter succinogenes major paralogous domain-containing protein: MSKFYILFYLFLSVFSLKAQKPGKNIVTDIDGNVYHTITIGKYEWMAEDLKTTTYNNGIKIPNITGNINWTKLNSGAYCWYNNDEYNVAIYGALYNWYAVNTAKLCPDGWRVPSDEEWKYLEGYVDNEYAIGDEIWNKTGLRGFDVALAVKASSGWDRDVNGLDRFGFKALPGGERLSGDGRFFIMGFNGFWWTSDEDTINDGKAIYRSLIYAFDQMMRYTHDKTFGFSVRCIRDR; encoded by the coding sequence ATGAGTAAATTTTATATACTTTTTTATCTTTTCTTAAGCGTGTTTTCACTTAAGGCTCAGAAACCTGGAAAAAACATTGTTACAGACATTGATGGCAATGTTTATCATACTATTACTATTGGAAAGTACGAATGGATGGCCGAAGACCTGAAAACCACTACTTATAATAACGGAATCAAAATACCCAATATTACTGGAAACATTAACTGGACTAAATTAAACAGCGGAGCCTACTGTTGGTACAATAATGATGAATATAATGTGGCGATATACGGAGCACTTTATAATTGGTATGCTGTAAACACAGCCAAATTGTGTCCTGATGGCTGGCGGGTACCCTCAGATGAAGAATGGAAATACCTGGAAGGTTATGTCGATAATGAATATGCAATTGGTGATGAAATTTGGAATAAAACGGGGCTGCGGGGATTCGATGTTGCACTTGCTGTAAAAGCTAGTTCGGGATGGGACAGGGACGTAAATGGACTGGATCGTTTTGGGTTTAAGGCACTTCCTGGCGGGGAGCGCCTTAGTGGAGACGGACGTTTTTTTATCATGGGATTTAATGGCTTTTGGTGGACCAGTGATGAAGATACAATAAATGATGGTAAAGCCATTTATCGGAGCTTGATCTACGCATTTGATCAAATGATGCGCTATACCCATGACAAAACCTTTGGTTTTTCTGTCCGTTGTATCAGGGATAGATAA
- a CDS encoding isochorismatase family protein, whose product MKKIILLVLVGLSYFVNAQNSGPANKMKPALIIIDIQNEYIPKMSEQEKKYAFQVINGSIWTFRQHNLPIIRVYHSDLNWSPAESSEGFKYPSSVIIKDSDIMVHKHYPSAFTKTDLDKILKEINCNTIYLCGLSATACVLATYFGGVDRGYNTFLIRDGIMSHDPHYTNVINDICNSVSFETMRLILSNIPVN is encoded by the coding sequence ATGAAGAAAATAATTTTACTAGTTCTAGTAGGTTTATCATACTTTGTTAATGCCCAGAATTCGGGCCCTGCCAATAAAATGAAACCTGCCCTGATAATTATTGATATTCAGAATGAGTATATTCCCAAGATGTCGGAGCAGGAGAAAAAGTATGCTTTCCAGGTAATCAACGGATCGATCTGGACCTTTCGGCAACATAACCTGCCCATTATCCGGGTTTATCACAGTGATTTGAACTGGAGTCCAGCAGAAAGCTCAGAAGGGTTTAAGTATCCAAGTTCGGTAATAATAAAGGATTCGGATATAATGGTTCACAAGCATTATCCAAGTGCATTCACCAAAACCGATCTGGATAAAATACTGAAAGAGATTAACTGCAATACCATTTATCTCTGTGGATTAAGTGCCACTGCCTGCGTTCTTGCAACTTACTTTGGGGGTGTGGACAGAGGTTATAACACCTTCCTTATAAGAGATGGCATAATGAGCCACGATCCACACTACACTAATGTTATTAATGATATTTGCAATTCTGTAAGCTTTGAAACAATGCGATTAATATTATCAAATATACCTGTAAATTAA
- a CDS encoding MBL fold metallo-hydrolase, with product MKNLISAISVILFTLLSISKILADNTSDKVAIMTYVSDREQERSVKAMIKSIRDNAGEYKNCKIYVLLTDFDRINDNSLKGSNVELLKLDIEKSILDYPLAIKAFAASQVEQLVRKEVRSLIWLDPGVIVLSSLESFDLNGEFDVAVRPVSLVNNIGLAPDVEPNDYWTPIYKANKLNYKTIQTIETAVDGVKIQPYYNCEVYSVNPKLGLCKDWAAQLSTLLKDENYQKNTCTTFQRRLFLHQAVLSGVVASRIKSNKIKPIPITSSYPFNQHDQLPDSKKVSSLNELSVVIFDYAWSRIPTWMNKISINEPLKSWLFDTYLDYLQLTENLYRIEGSSNSYLIATSEGSVLIDPAGASIAPEFYKKVLEKNPLKAILLTHAHQDHSDDIAVWRDGKDIPVIAQREYTKYFEYQTEFAPFFARRNAIWSRKPIPTEIVIKPDSRNEPTIFFADSYTYELGGIHFNMIHTPGETPDHTTIWIPELSAVLVGDNYYEYFINNSTFRGTMIRPIKGYLHALDTALSFQPELFLMGHGISIETNEAIKSTVGNFRDGLKYVYSETVKGINEGQDVYTLMQTINVPQEYGFAPFSGKVEWTIRGIYQEYVGWFDENPATMYTKPVASIFPDLIELAGIEPLVNRAKQLLEDKEYVKVLHITEIILSKEPLNLPANEIRLQALESLRASTYNYIERIWLDYAIGICKQE from the coding sequence ATGAAAAATTTAATTTCTGCTATCTCTGTAATTTTGTTCACCCTATTGAGCATCAGCAAAATCCTTGCAGATAACACCTCTGATAAAGTAGCTATAATGACCTACGTTTCAGATCGTGAGCAGGAACGGTCAGTAAAGGCAATGATTAAGAGCATACGCGATAATGCGGGCGAGTATAAAAACTGTAAGATTTACGTGCTGCTAACTGATTTTGACAGGATTAACGATAACTCTCTAAAAGGAAGCAATGTTGAATTGCTAAAACTTGATATTGAAAAATCGATTTTAGATTATCCCCTGGCTATTAAGGCTTTTGCTGCTTCACAGGTTGAACAATTAGTGAGAAAAGAAGTCCGGTCGCTGATATGGCTTGATCCGGGAGTAATAGTTCTGAGTTCACTGGAATCCTTTGATTTGAATGGAGAATTTGATGTGGCTGTGCGGCCAGTTTCATTGGTTAATAATATTGGCCTAGCACCAGATGTTGAACCAAACGATTACTGGACTCCAATTTACAAAGCAAATAAGCTGAACTACAAAACTATCCAGACTATCGAAACGGCTGTGGATGGTGTTAAAATCCAGCCCTACTATAACTGCGAGGTTTACTCGGTTAATCCAAAATTGGGATTGTGTAAGGATTGGGCTGCCCAACTGTCAACGCTTCTAAAAGACGAAAACTATCAGAAAAATACCTGTACAACATTTCAGCGGCGATTGTTCCTACATCAGGCTGTGCTAAGCGGGGTCGTTGCATCACGGATTAAAAGCAATAAAATAAAACCAATACCAATTACCAGCAGTTACCCGTTTAATCAGCACGATCAATTGCCTGATAGCAAAAAGGTATCATCCTTAAACGAGTTAAGTGTTGTAATCTTCGATTATGCCTGGAGCCGAATTCCAACATGGATGAATAAAATAAGCATTAATGAACCTCTAAAAAGTTGGCTGTTTGATACATATCTTGACTATTTACAGCTAACTGAAAATCTATACAGAATTGAGGGTTCTAGCAACTCATATCTTATCGCAACCAGTGAGGGTAGCGTACTTATCGATCCAGCCGGAGCATCTATAGCACCCGAATTCTACAAAAAGGTTTTAGAAAAGAATCCCTTAAAAGCAATTTTGCTTACTCACGCTCATCAGGATCATTCCGATGATATAGCAGTTTGGAGGGATGGAAAAGATATTCCTGTAATTGCCCAACGTGAGTACACAAAGTACTTCGAATATCAAACGGAATTTGCACCATTTTTTGCCAGAAGAAATGCTATCTGGTCGCGTAAACCCATACCAACCGAAATTGTAATCAAACCCGATTCGAGAAACGAACCAACCATCTTTTTTGCTGACAGTTATACTTACGAACTTGGTGGAATACATTTCAATATGATCCATACTCCGGGCGAAACACCCGATCATACAACAATTTGGATACCTGAACTATCTGCTGTATTGGTCGGTGACAACTACTACGAATACTTTATAAACAACTCCACATTCCGAGGAACAATGATACGGCCCATTAAAGGATATCTTCATGCTCTTGATACAGCACTTTCATTTCAACCCGAACTATTTCTGATGGGACACGGTATATCAATTGAAACTAATGAGGCAATCAAAAGTACTGTTGGAAATTTCCGAGATGGATTAAAATATGTTTATAGTGAGACCGTAAAGGGAATTAATGAGGGTCAAGATGTATACACCTTGATGCAAACCATTAATGTGCCACAGGAATATGGATTTGCACCTTTTTCCGGGAAGGTTGAATGGACTATACGTGGTATTTACCAGGAGTATGTTGGCTGGTTTGATGAGAATCCAGCTACGATGTACACAAAACCAGTAGCAAGCATTTTTCCCGATTTAATTGAATTAGCAGGAATTGAACCACTTGTAAATAGGGCAAAACAACTATTGGAAGATAAAGAATATGTTAAAGTGCTGCATATAACTGAGATTATATTATCTAAAGAACCTTTGAATTTACCTGCAAATGAAATCAGATTACAAGCACTTGAATCACTGAGGGCTTCCACCTATAACTATATTGAACGAATTTGGCTGGATTATGCCATTGGGATTTGTAAACAAGAATAA